A genomic region of Nymphaea colorata isolate Beijing-Zhang1983 chromosome 2, ASM883128v2, whole genome shotgun sequence contains the following coding sequences:
- the LOC116247779 gene encoding protein IQ-DOMAIN 32-like isoform X3 codes for MGRSSSSSCLSFVACGKGSPENDEVEGVEEMKEPQDKRRWSFRKRSPRHRVLTNTVPSDLPPSAGNKESPEPSGNVSDIASRVPKSVVIVIQTAVRGCLARGELNKLKNVIKLQAAARGHLVRRQAAGALRCVQAIIRMQALVRGHHVRSSVDGLAIQQKLDQMRRTDGRRVNKLENQEYRAESNSLCRPADKVFGSAFARQILESTSMSKPVICDPTEPSSGWRWLERWMTLSAKRYPGSRDTQFMPDHWETTEKLDFVDEVDVSDGTAISHGLESLKAKDEKSDEGSMIHLEGDEDLITIDASGFTFHSCHSVEVSGEYTNTRSSSEHPKAAAKGSDFKATSSEHIRTAFQSMLDSLSSQPQSAPHPAAPDPVSSPPIIGSIPSPPKTEVDVPMHSMEESVPQYQQAEGKKGVFVARKSMNPAFAAVQSKFEELSSMSALGRMSTSNNYGVPVGPSLGAISPRNSCVKTIEVSQADDTASCNQRFQKGTSECGTEISISSTLDSPDISEAEGGELGHVVGALDNKCSEEHGTAMHELRSNHSVADSLTTSKSPSVLEEAKVVVMTSAGSPMSQMQNDSAESGNPVFHSELGMRTIRQMGGFSQEGSPTSRATVQESQGTPSSQVSSGTRKSRADSNKSISKRISSSVTKGSPCSENHNPMEQNTVGPKAQRRRNSLGLVKPGHIDVEQRSNSLPNYMQATESARAKALASLSPKSSPDALDKDGYLNKRLSLPISNGKQDSPRIRQSLSQAQTGAKGSSGPSSKEREWRR; via the exons GAAATGTTAGCGACATTGCAAGCAGAGTACCAAAATCTGTAGTAATTGTTATACAGACCGCTGTCAGAGGATGCTTG GCTAGAGGGGAATTGAACAAGCTCAAGAATGTTATTAAGCTGCAGGCTGCTGCCCGTGGCCATCTAGTACGCAGGCAAGCCGCAGGGGCCCTACGGTGTGTTCAGGCCATTATAAGAATGCAGGCTCTTGTACGGGGTCATCATGTGCGTTCATCTGTAGATGGTTTAGCTATTCAACAGAAATTAGATCAGATGCGCAGAACGGATGGCAGAAGGGTCAACAAGCTG GAGAATCAAGAATATCGTGCGGAATCAAATAGCTTATGTAGGCCTGCTGATAAAGTGTTTGGAAGTGCTTTTGCACGTCAG ATTTTGGAGTCAACATCAATGTCAAAACCTGTAATCTGTGATCCTACGGAACCAAGCTCAGGCTGGAGGTGGTTGGAGAGGTGGATGACATTATCTGCAAAGAGATATCCTGGATCACGGGACACACAGTTCATGCCAGATCATTGGGAAACAACTGAGAAGCTTGATTTTGTGGATGAAGTAGATGTAAGTGATGGAACTGCAATAAGCCATGGGTTGGAATCTTTGAAGGCCAAGGATGAGAAATCAGATGAAGGTTCCATGATCCACCTTGAGGGAGATGAAGATCTAATCACAATTGATGCAAGTGGTTTCACCTTTCACTCTTGCCACTCCGTTGAAGTCTCAGGTGAGTACACCAATACAAGAAGCAGTTCAGAGCATCCTAAAGCTGCAGCAAAAGGTTCTGATTTTAAAGCGACAAGTTCGGAGCATATAAGGACAGCCTTTCAGTCCATGTTGGATTCTCTGTCTAGCCAGCCTCAGTCAGCTCCACATCCTGCAGCTCCTGATCCTGTTTCATCTCCACCTATTATTGGGTCTATCCCGTCTCCACCTAAGACCGAAGTAGATGTGCCAATGCATTCCATGGAAGAATCAGTCCCTCAATATCAGCAAGCTGAGGGAAAGAAAGGCGTATTTGTAGCCAGGAAGTCCATGAATCCGGCATTTGCAGCTGTTCAGTCTAAATTTGAAGAGCTGAGCTCAATGTCAGCTTTGGGTAGGATGAGCACTTCAAATAACTATGGAGTTCCGGTAGGGCCAAGTTTGGGTGCTATCTCTCCCAGAAATTCGTGTGTCAAAACCATCGAGGTTAGCCAAGCAGATGACACAGCATCTTGCAACCAGAGATTTCAGAAGGGGACTTCAGAATGTGGTACTGAAATTTCTATATCTTCAACTCTGGATTCTCCTGATATATCTGAAGCTGAAGGGGGAGAACTGGGACATGTTGTTGGAGCTTTAGATAACAAATGCTCTGAAGAACATGGAACTGCTATGCATGAGTTGAGGAGCAATCACTCAGTTGCAGATTCTCTTACGACTTCTAAGTCACCCAGTGTGCTGGAGGAGGCCAAGGTTGTTGTCATGACTTCTGCTGGTTCACCCATGTCTCAAATGCAAAATGACTCTGCAGAAAGTGGGAATCCTGTTTTCCATAGTGAATTGGGCATGAGGACCATACGGCAGATGGGTGGTTTTTCTCAGGAAGGATCACCAACCAGTCGTGCAACAGTGCAGGAGTCCCAGGGAACACCATCGAGTCAGGTATCTTCAGGCACTCGCAAGAGCAGGGCAGATAGTAATAAGTCAATCAGCAAGAGAATCTCTTCTTCTGTAACCAAGGGATCACCTTGCAGTGAGAATCATAATCCAATGGAGCAAAACACTGTGGGCCCTAAAGCTCAGAGGCGCAGAAACTCACTTGGCTTAGTCAAACCTGGCCACATTGATGTTGAACAGAGGAGCAATTCTCTTCCTAACTACATGCAAGCCACAGAATCTGCTAGGGCGAAAGCCCTTGCAAGCCTCTCTCCCAAATCTAGTCCAGATGCTCTTGATAAGGATGGTTACCTGAATAAGAGACTCTCTCTTCCGATCAGTAATGGGAAGCAGGACTCCCCACGAATTCGACAATCCTTATCACAAGCACAAACTGGTGCAAAGGGAAGCAGTGGCCCTTCATCGAAAG AGAGAGAATGGCGAAGATGA
- the LOC116247781 gene encoding pentatricopeptide repeat-containing protein At4g26680, mitochondrial — translation MQAFRRLHQVSLCSSPRHFDLFRRTPQKFLLYSTDVHIKELLGFTSPLLVLEEPTDSNVKQSPDSKPPAGLLSSILAETHSKGNLNSKTPTGLFLSRMVDEDPPCKSHDYGRRKLNTIPIPHRSFQEPKGQDLDFVNVAYSHLVHTDWAKLNEMVPGLNPFRVNHVLLRTQKDHLLSYEFFDWVALQKPNAQTLDSYAIIIHILTKAKKFRLAERVLKKTILPKLPNSPSDLFDALICTYRMCDSSRDSFDCLFKTYAHLNKFRCATETFCRMKDYGFLPCIRSANAYMSSLLALNRSDIVLSFYGELRRRRISPNVYTLNMVICALCKSGRIEKAVEVFKDMEILGCRPNDASFNTLIDGYCKNQLLAAAMRLKNSMCEKGVEPNIVTYNTLINGFCKNGMLQDACRLFNEMKVMNVAPNTVTYNTLISGYSQSGNCEMGARLHEEMVKNGTVVDILTYNALLMGLCRDGKTKKALYLLKRLEEENLVPDASTFSAMIIGHCKRGNSERAYGAYRTMLRRGCHPNMETFSTLISAFCEDKDYSGAVKMLMEMIERSLPPDADTMVDLVQGLCRNGECQVAMEVCKKVDERRLTPHGFDMKKVIKITDFNSCIKNDRLNLMSN, via the coding sequence ATGCAGGCATTCCGACGTCTACACCAGGTTAGTCTCTGTTCTTCGCCTCGCCATTTCGATCTCTTCCGCAGAACACCACAGAAATTTCTGCTTTATTCAACAGATGTACACATCAAAGAACTTCTTGGCTTCACCTCCCCTCTTCTCGTCCTCGAAGAACCAACCGATTCCAATGTCAAGCAAAGCCCTGACTCTAAACCCCCAGCTGGTTTACTTTCATCAATTTTGGCCGAAACCCATTCTAAAGGAAACCTTAATTCGAAAACCCCAACTGGGCTTTTTTTATCCCGCATGGTAGATGAAGACCCTCCTTGCAAGTCTCATGATTATGGAAGAAGGAAGCTGAATACTATCCCTATTCCCCATCGTTCATTCCAAGAACCAAAGGGTCAGGATTTAGACTTCGTCAATGTAGCTTACAGTCATCTTGTCCACACAGACTGGGCAAAACTCAATGAAATGGTTCCTGGATTGAACCCTTTCAGAGTCAATCATGTCCTGTTGAGGACTCAGAAAGATCACCTCCTCTCTTATGAGTTTTTTGATTGGGTGGCTCTCCAGAAACCCAACGCACAAACGCTGGATTCCTATGCAATCATCATCCATATACTCACTAAAGCCAAGAAATTTAGGCTCGCAGAGAGAGTTCTTAAGAAAACAATTCTTCCTAAATTGCCAAATTCCCCTTCGGATCTCTTTGATGCGCTTATCTGTACATATCGGATGTGTGATTCGTCGAGGGACTCCTTCGATTGCCTGTTCAAGACTTACGCTCACTTGAATAAGTTCAGGTGTGCCACTGAAACTTTTTGCAGGATGAAGGATTATGGGTTCCTTCCTTGCATCCGCTCTGCTAACGCGTACATGAGCTCGTTACTCGCTTTGAATCGATCAGATATAGTTCTGTCATTCTACGGAGAGCTTCGCAGGCGTAGGATCTCGCCGAATGTTTATACTTTGAACATGGTTATCTGTGCTCTGTGTAAATCTGGTAGGATAGAGAAGGCTGTGGAGGTCTTCAAGGACATGGAGATTCTGGGTTGCAGGCCTAATGATGCTTCTTTCAATACGCTGATTGATGGGTATTGTAAGAATCAGCTTCTTGCTGCAGCAATGAGACTTAAGAACTCGATGTGCGAAAAAGGTGTCGAGCCAAACATCGTGACTTACAACACACTGATAAATGGCTTCTGCAAAAATGGAATGCTGCAGGATGCATGCCGACTCTTTAATGAGATGAAGGTCATGAATGTAGCTCCAAACACTGTTACATATAACACTCTGATAAGTGGGTATAGTCAGTCTGGGAACTGTGAGATGGGAGCTCGGCTTCATGAGGAGATGGTGAAGAATGGAACTGTTGTTGATATCTTGACATACAATGCACTTTTAATGGGACTCTGCAGAGATGGAAAGACTAAGAAAGCATTATACTTGTTGAAGAGGCTAGAGGAGGAGAACCTTGTTCCTGATGCCTCAACATTTTCTGCCATGATTATTGGTCATTGCAAGAGGGGAAATTCCGAACGTGCATACGGTGCCTACAGGACCATGCTGAGAAgaggatgtcatccaaacatggaAACATTCAGTACTCTCATCTCTGCTTTTTGTGAGGACAAAGATTACAGTGGTGCCGTTAAGATGCTGATGGAGATGATTGAAAGATCTTTGCCTCCTGATGCAGATACGATGGTTGACCTTGTTCAGGGGCTCTGCAGGAATGGAGAATGTCAGGTGGCCATGGAAGTGTGCAAGAAGGTCGATGAAAGGCGTTTGACCCCACATGgttttgatatgaaaaaagttATTAAGATTACGGACTTTAACAGCTGCATAAAGAACGACAGATTGAATCTTATGAGCAACTAA
- the LOC116247779 gene encoding protein IQ-DOMAIN 32-like isoform X2, translating into MGRSSSSSCLSFVACGKGSPENDEVEGVEEMKEPQDKRRWSFRKRSPRHRVLTNTVPSDLPPSAGNKESPEPSVALRPIAACSDSAGNVSDIASRVPKSVVIVIQTAVRGCLARGELNKLKNVIKLQAAARGHLVRRQAAGALRCVQAIIRMQALVRGHHVRSSVDGLAIQQKLDQMRRTDGRRVNKLENQEYRAESNSLCRPADKVFGSAFARQILESTSMSKPVICDPTEPSSGWRWLERWMTLSAKRYPGSRDTQFMPDHWETTEKLDFVDEVDVSDGTAISHGLESLKAKDEKSDEGSMIHLEGDEDLITIDASGFTFHSCHSVEVSGEYTNTRSSSEHPKAAAKGSDFKATSSEHIRTAFQSMLDSLSSQPQSAPHPAAPDPVSSPPIIGSIPSPPKTEVDVPMHSMEESVPQYQQAEGKKGVFVARKSMNPAFAAVQSKFEELSSMSALGRMSTSNNYGVPVGPSLGAISPRNSCVKTIEVSQADDTASCNQRFQKGTSECGTEISISSTLDSPDISEAEGGELGHVVGALDNKCSEEHGTAMHELRSNHSVADSLTTSKSPSVLEEAKVVVMTSAGSPMSQMQNDSAESGNPVFHSELGMRTIRQMGGFSQEGSPTSRATVQESQGTPSSQVSSGTRKSRADSNKSISKRISSSVTKGSPCSENHNPMEQNTVGPKAQRRRNSLGLVKPGHIDVEQRSNSLPNYMQATESARAKALASLSPKSSPDALDKDGYLNKRLSLPISNGKQDSPRIRQSLSQAQTGAKGSSGPSSKEREWRR; encoded by the exons TTGCTTTAAGACCAATAGCTGCTTGCTCTGATTCTGCAGGAAATGTTAGCGACATTGCAAGCAGAGTACCAAAATCTGTAGTAATTGTTATACAGACCGCTGTCAGAGGATGCTTG GCTAGAGGGGAATTGAACAAGCTCAAGAATGTTATTAAGCTGCAGGCTGCTGCCCGTGGCCATCTAGTACGCAGGCAAGCCGCAGGGGCCCTACGGTGTGTTCAGGCCATTATAAGAATGCAGGCTCTTGTACGGGGTCATCATGTGCGTTCATCTGTAGATGGTTTAGCTATTCAACAGAAATTAGATCAGATGCGCAGAACGGATGGCAGAAGGGTCAACAAGCTG GAGAATCAAGAATATCGTGCGGAATCAAATAGCTTATGTAGGCCTGCTGATAAAGTGTTTGGAAGTGCTTTTGCACGTCAG ATTTTGGAGTCAACATCAATGTCAAAACCTGTAATCTGTGATCCTACGGAACCAAGCTCAGGCTGGAGGTGGTTGGAGAGGTGGATGACATTATCTGCAAAGAGATATCCTGGATCACGGGACACACAGTTCATGCCAGATCATTGGGAAACAACTGAGAAGCTTGATTTTGTGGATGAAGTAGATGTAAGTGATGGAACTGCAATAAGCCATGGGTTGGAATCTTTGAAGGCCAAGGATGAGAAATCAGATGAAGGTTCCATGATCCACCTTGAGGGAGATGAAGATCTAATCACAATTGATGCAAGTGGTTTCACCTTTCACTCTTGCCACTCCGTTGAAGTCTCAGGTGAGTACACCAATACAAGAAGCAGTTCAGAGCATCCTAAAGCTGCAGCAAAAGGTTCTGATTTTAAAGCGACAAGTTCGGAGCATATAAGGACAGCCTTTCAGTCCATGTTGGATTCTCTGTCTAGCCAGCCTCAGTCAGCTCCACATCCTGCAGCTCCTGATCCTGTTTCATCTCCACCTATTATTGGGTCTATCCCGTCTCCACCTAAGACCGAAGTAGATGTGCCAATGCATTCCATGGAAGAATCAGTCCCTCAATATCAGCAAGCTGAGGGAAAGAAAGGCGTATTTGTAGCCAGGAAGTCCATGAATCCGGCATTTGCAGCTGTTCAGTCTAAATTTGAAGAGCTGAGCTCAATGTCAGCTTTGGGTAGGATGAGCACTTCAAATAACTATGGAGTTCCGGTAGGGCCAAGTTTGGGTGCTATCTCTCCCAGAAATTCGTGTGTCAAAACCATCGAGGTTAGCCAAGCAGATGACACAGCATCTTGCAACCAGAGATTTCAGAAGGGGACTTCAGAATGTGGTACTGAAATTTCTATATCTTCAACTCTGGATTCTCCTGATATATCTGAAGCTGAAGGGGGAGAACTGGGACATGTTGTTGGAGCTTTAGATAACAAATGCTCTGAAGAACATGGAACTGCTATGCATGAGTTGAGGAGCAATCACTCAGTTGCAGATTCTCTTACGACTTCTAAGTCACCCAGTGTGCTGGAGGAGGCCAAGGTTGTTGTCATGACTTCTGCTGGTTCACCCATGTCTCAAATGCAAAATGACTCTGCAGAAAGTGGGAATCCTGTTTTCCATAGTGAATTGGGCATGAGGACCATACGGCAGATGGGTGGTTTTTCTCAGGAAGGATCACCAACCAGTCGTGCAACAGTGCAGGAGTCCCAGGGAACACCATCGAGTCAGGTATCTTCAGGCACTCGCAAGAGCAGGGCAGATAGTAATAAGTCAATCAGCAAGAGAATCTCTTCTTCTGTAACCAAGGGATCACCTTGCAGTGAGAATCATAATCCAATGGAGCAAAACACTGTGGGCCCTAAAGCTCAGAGGCGCAGAAACTCACTTGGCTTAGTCAAACCTGGCCACATTGATGTTGAACAGAGGAGCAATTCTCTTCCTAACTACATGCAAGCCACAGAATCTGCTAGGGCGAAAGCCCTTGCAAGCCTCTCTCCCAAATCTAGTCCAGATGCTCTTGATAAGGATGGTTACCTGAATAAGAGACTCTCTCTTCCGATCAGTAATGGGAAGCAGGACTCCCCACGAATTCGACAATCCTTATCACAAGCACAAACTGGTGCAAAGGGAAGCAGTGGCCCTTCATCGAAAG AGAGAGAATGGCGAAGATGA
- the LOC116249306 gene encoding uncharacterized protein LOC116249306 produces MGTSDSKFLRSQAVDEITTVSERVEAIDPLLERLRSLKITTPILKTPPTESSLTDILVRKPSSSSNPGALDPKALLELFTVYYNWQEDKAKKISEKQEELESKIEIADALAIKLLQRFNYSLSAMRTTAQHLSNVHQLQVEVGELKGRLTEVLSNCDALCKRINVEGPESLRSTLKPFSTGRKQIDCHFSSEMVPEGSSK; encoded by the exons ATGGGCACCTCAGATTCCAAATTTTTGCGTAGTCAA GCGGTTGACGAGATAACCACCGTCTCAGAGAGGGTAGAAGCAATCGACCCCCTATTAGAGAGACTGAGGTCCCTGAAAATT ACCACGCCGATTCTCAAAACCCCACCGACGGAGAGTAGCCTGACGGACATTCTTGTAAGAAagccttcttcatcttccaatcCAG GTGCTCTGGATCCCAAAGCTCTGCTGGAGCTTTTCACAGTTTACTATAATTGGCAAGAAGACAAAGCTaaaaaaattagtgaaaaaCAG GAAGAGTTGGAAAGCAAAATTGAGATTGCAGATGCATTGGCCATCAAACTCTTACAGAGGTTCAATTATTCATTATCAGCTATGAGGACAACTGCACAACACTTATCAAATG TGCACCAGTTGCAAGTAGAGGTTGGTGAGCTGAAAGGAAGGCTAACTGAAGTGTTAAGCAACTGTGATGCTTTGTGTAAGCGTATTAATGTAGAAGGGCCTGAGTCACTGAGATCAACTCTGAAGCCTTTCTCTACTGGTAGAAAGCAGATTGATTGTCACTTTTCTTCAGAAATGGTTCCAGAAGGTTCTTCCAAATGA